CGCTGTATGCGGGAGATCGAGACCAGCCTCGGACGCAGGAGGGAGATCCATTGGGGTCCGCGAACGATTGATCTCGACCTGCTCATGGTGGATAACCTGGACGTGCAGATTCGGGCTTATGACCCGGAACTCATCGTTCCTCACCCTCGTATGTTGGAGAGAGCTTTCGTTCTCATCCCCCTGCTCGATGTGTTAGAACGACAGCATCCGGACTATGAGAAGCTTGAGCAATGTCTGCAGTTGCTGTCGGATCGGGAAGGAGTCAGATTATGGAGAGAAGCAGTTCCATAGCAAGGCGCATCCGGGCGTTCCGCAAGCTCAAAGGCTTAACGCAGCTGGAATTAGCCGAGAAGGTGAACATCTCGATCGCAGTGATCGGTTCGATCGAACGTGGAACGCGCAAGCCGGATGAACGTATACTATCGCGCATTGCTGAAGCGCTCGATGTATCTTTGGAGGAATTAACTGGTACAGAAGCGCAGAATCTCATTCAGAGGCCGCACTAATCACTAATACGCACTAATCGTTGCGTGGATGAGCAAGTACAGGTATGAAAGGAGAGGATGCTGTATTGCTCAAGATCGGAGATATCACGATGGCCAACCAGGTTGTGCTTGCGCCGATGGCAGGAGTGTGCAATCCGGCATTCCGCTTGATCGCGAAGGAGTTCGGCACGGGACTGGTATGTGCTGAGATGGTCAGTGACAAGGCGATCCTGCACGGGAATAAGCGCACGATGGAGATGCTTTACGTCGATGAACGGGAGAAACCGCTCAGTCTGCAGATCTTCGGCGGGGACAAGGAATCCCTCGTGGAAGCCGCTAAGATCGTGGATCAGCGGACGAACGCCGATATCATCGATATCAACATGGGATGCCCGGTGCCGAAGGTGACAAAATGCGATGCAGGCGCAAAATGGCTGCTTGACCCCAACAAGATCTATGAGATGGTCGCCGCCGTGGTGGATGCCGTCAGCAAACCGGTCACCGTCAAGATGCGGATCGGCTGGGACGCACAGCACATCTACGCCGTAAAGAACGCTCAGGCAGTTGAGCGGGCCGGCGGGCAGGCGGTGGCGGTGCATGGCCGTACCCGTGAACAGATGTATACGGGCAAAGCTGACTGGGGCATCATTAAAGAGGTAAAGGAAGCGGTCAACATTCCGGTCATCGGCAACGGCGATGTCTTCACGCCGGAAGATGCGAAGCGAATGCTGGATACAACCGGGGTTGACGGTGTGATGATCGGTCGTGCTGCGCTGGGTAATCCATGGATCCTGTACCGCACCGTCGAGTATCTGACGAAGGGCGTGCTGCCGCCCGAGCCGACACCGCGCGAGAAGATCGATATCGCCATGCTCCATCTTGATCGGTTGATCGCCCTCAAAGGAGAGAAGGTCGCCGTGAAAGAAATGCGCAAGCATATGGCGTGGTATCTCAAGGGGCTCAAAGGTGCGGCTAAGGTCAAGGAGCGGATCATGGAGGAAACCACGCGGGATGCGCTCACAAAAATTCTCTATGAATTCGTCGAGCAATTGGAAAACGCAAATGCTGCAGATGAGCAAGCAGCCCTTGCGTTACATTGACATTTCCATATGCGGATAATATAATATTCAATCAAAGTAGACACCAGAGTTGAAGATATTACCAGCGGATACTGCTTGATTAGCAGTCATACACGATGTTCTGCTGATATATGATTAAGAAGTACCATGTGCCTGTGCGGCTCATGGAATATCACGATGTGACAGGAGATCGGTAGCTATGTCAGAAAAGGAAGTCATTCTCACTCAAGAAGGACTGAAGAAGCTCGAGGAGGAACTCGAACATCTTAAGTCAGTCAAACGCCGCGAAGTAGCAGAACGCATCAAGGTTGCGATCGGCTACGGCGACTTAAGTGAGAATTCAGAATATGAGGATGCGAAGAATGAGCAGGCTTTCATCGAAGGACGCATCATCACTCTGGAGAAGATGCTTCGCAACGCACGCATCATCAACAACGACGAAGTTGATACAAATATAGTCAGCATCGGCTCAACGGTCATACTGGAAGATCTGGAGTTCGGTGATAAGCTGGAATATACGATCGTCGGGACCGCGGAGTCCGATCCTTTCCAGAATAAGATCTCCAATGAAAGTCCAGTTGGAAAGGCGATCCTGGGTCAGAAGAAGGGATCGATCGTAGACGTACAAGTTCCTGCAGGCATCATCCAGTATAAGATTATAGATATTAAGAAGTAATTGCAGCTAACTGGACATAGAACATGGAAGAAGCTCCATACGGAGAAGAAGCTCCATTCGGAGCTTTTTCCATGTTGTAAGAGTGCGGAACTGACATGGGCGCAAGATTTGTGTTAAAATGTTGAAGTCCTATATTGTTCGTTACAGTTGTAATATATGGCATAAAGTTAGGAGTTGAAGTCGTTGAGCCAGGAACAAGAATTAAATGAACTGCTCGCGGTACGTCGTGAGAAACTGGACGAACTGCGCAGTCTGGGCTTCGATCCGTTCGGTCAGAAGTATGAGCGCACCCATTGGGCAGAGCCCTTACTCAAGGAATACAGCGATAAGTCCGCTGAAGAACTGGACGAGCTGGCAGTGGAAGTCAGCATCGCCGGTCGTGTGATGCAGCTGCGCAAGATGGGCAAAGCAGGTTTTGCTCATGTACAGGATCAGACGGGACGCATTCAGATCTATGTGCGGCAGGATTCCGTCGCGGAGAATGAATATGCGGCCTTTAAGCTGCTTGATCTTGGCGATCTGATCGGCGTTCGGGGGACGGTATTTAAGACCAAAACCGGCGAGACCTCGATCAAGGTCAGCAAGCTTACCGTGCTCACCAAATCTCTCTATCCTCTCCCAGACAAATTCCACGGTCTCAAAGACGTAGAACTGCGCTATCGCCAGCGATATGTTGACTTGATCATGAATCCGGAAGTCAAACATACCTTCATCACGCGCTCCCGGATCATCCAAGCGATGCGCAGATATTTGGACGAGAGAGGATACCTGGAAGTGGAGACGCCGACGATGCACGCGATCGCAGGCGGCGCAGCGGCCCGGCCGTTCATCACGCATCACAATGCGCTGGACATGCAGCTCTATATGCGAATCGCGATCGAATTGCACCTGAAGCGCTTGATCGTGGGCGGTTTGGAGAAGGTATATGAGATCGGCCGCGTCTACCGCAACGAGGGGATCTCCACCCGACACAATCCGGAGTTCACGATGCTGGAGCTGTATGAGGCATATGTGGACTATGAGGATATCATGCGTTTGACGGAAGACATGATCGCCAGCATCGCCGAGGAAGTCCTGGGCACGAGGGTGATCCAATATCAAGGTCATACGGTGGATCTGAATACGCCGTGGCGCCGTGTGTCCATGGTGGAGCTGGTGAAGGAAGCAACGGGCGTGGATTTCAGCCTGCAGATCAGTGATGAAGAAGCGCGCCGCTTGGCGAAGGAGCATCAGGTGCCGGTAGAAAGCACTTACTCCGCCGGACATATCCTGAATGCGTTCTTCGAGCATTTTGTTGAGCATACGTTGATTCAACCGACCTTCGTCACTGGGCACCCTGTGGAGATCTCTCCGCTGGCGAAGAAGAATGCGGAGGATCCGCGATTCACAGACCGCTTCGAACTGTTCATCGTCGGCCGTGAACATGCCAATGCCTTCACGGAGTTGAACGATCCTATCGATCAGCGGGAGCGCTTCGAAGCGCAGCTGCTTGAGCGCGAGCAAGGCAACGAGGAAGCTCATGAGATGGATGAGGATTTTGTCCATGCACTTGAGTACGGGATGCCGCCAACGGGCGGACTGGGGATCGGTATCGACCGCTTGGTGATGCTGCTTACCGATGCGCCTTCGATCCGAGACGTGCTGTTGTTCCCATTGATGCGAGATCGGAGCTAAGGGGCAAGGATATCAGCGAGCGGAGCATGAGAATATTTGCATCTTGAGATTCATACAACTTGTGAGTATAATGGATTACGTGCTCCGCTCGAATTATTATGCTATAATGGTGTTTGTCGTGCAAAGATGGGTATTGCAGGGTTGGGTGCCGATCTAGCCTCCGAATTAGGGTGCCTAAATGGTAACTTAGGTATCTAGAGCTGGAGTGAATGCAGGAGGGATTGGTCCAAGTGTGACAGAACACCGAACATAATCAATTGCATAAAAATGGACTTGCATTTTGGTGCGAAGATGTGTTATCTTAAAAAAGTCGCTGTTAAAGAGTTTAACCCACAAGAAGTCATGTGGCGGCGTAGCTCAGCTGGCTAGAGCGTACGGTTCATACCCGTAAGGTCGGGGGTTCGATCCCCTCCGCCGCTACCATTATTCTCATCAAGAGAATCCCGCTGGGTGACAGACGGAACAGCGGAAGAGGATGCAGTGCAAGACGGTGCAGCGAAATTCCATACCATGCCGGTGTAGCTCAATTGGTAGAGCAACTGACTTGTAATCAGTAGGTTGGGGGTTCAAGTCCTCTCGCCGGCACCACTTAAGGAGGAGCCGTGGTGTAGAGGCCTAACATGCCTGCCTGTCACGCAGGAGATCGCGGGTTCGAATCCCGTCGGCTCCGCCATTATTTTCTAGCTCTGTAGAGGGCTTTTTTCATTCACGGCTCGGTAGCTCAGTCGGTAGAGCAGAGGACTGAAAATTCTCGTGTCGGCGGTTCGATTCCGTCCCGAGCCATCCGGAATCTCCGCAGTTTCGCGGTACACCCTCGAAGTGAACTGATTAAGCGGCGAAGCGGAGTACAAGTGTTTCCCATTGCTTCTGGATTCTCACTGCAGCATCTGGGATCACCTGAGTTCCGGAATACCCCCTTAGATTATGGGTATGCTCATTACATGGAGGCTTAGCGAAGTGGCCAAACGCGGCAGACTGTAAATCTGCTCCCGTAAGGGTTCGGTGGTTCGAATCCATCAGCCTCCACCATTTTTACCATATGAAGTCTGTTGACATAAGACCCTAATACATGATATTATCTTACTGTTGATGAACAACACATTATGCGATCGTGGCGGAATTGGCAGACGCGCTAGATTCAGGTTCTAGTGGGGTAACACCCGTGGAGGTTCGACTCCTCTCGATCGCACCATACATACAGATCTCCGTTTACGAACACACCTTTATTGATTCTGCTAATAGACGATAAGGGTGTGTTTTTTCATGTTGTATTGATATCAGTAAGGGAACATTCATTAGGCCCGATCTCGCCTCTTTGGAGGGATGAGTGATCGGGCCTTATGGCATTAGCCTTATAGCATCACTTATAGCATCATTTGATATTCGCGGCATTATGAAATATCTGAAGATACTTGTTGGTGACGTTGTTCATAATAAGTCATAACCTTGTCGACATATCGCTGCGTCTCTTGCGGAAGCAGTTCATAACGCGAGCGAAGATCGGCGTCATCCTGAATTCCGAGCCGATCGATGCGGCCTGGACCGGCATTGTATGCGGCGAGTGCGGTGCGCACGTTCCCGCCATACTTATCGATCAGCATGGATAGATAGCGTACGCCGCCGTCGATATTTTCTTCAGGATTGAATGGATCGCGGACGCCCAGTTCTGCAGCGGTGCCGTCCATCAACTGCATCAAGCCTTTGGCACCGGCACGGGAGACAGCATAAGGGTTAAAGGAGGACTCCGCCTGGATGACGGCCATGACTAGGTTCGGATCGACGCCGTAACGCGCAGCCTTGGTCTGAACAAGCGGTGCAACGGCGGCTTCCTTCTCTCCCTTAACGACAGGGTATGTATTGACTTTGTTGGCTTGAATACCCATCAAACGCTGCCAATCGAATGCTGTTGACGAGCTTGCACGTTTTGCCGTATCCGCTGGAGATGATGACGCAAGTATGATATCCGACAACATTTGATGAAAATCCGTCGACGATGTTGTTCGCTTGTTGTCTGAACTATGCAGATCAAGCGGCCGCATCGCCGATAACTGCAACAATTGCTTCATATGCCTTGGATCAATATTCATGATCGATTTACTCTCCTCTATATGATCCCTTCTTATATAGCTTGACTTATCTTACCTTGTCTTAGGTTATTATAATATCACTTGTATTTGGAATAGTAATTGTGATTTAGGGTAATAGTGATTTCGCATTATCTTATATTGATTTCGGCATGCCGCCGTTGAAATATTAGAGATGGTTTTGCACGAATTCACGTTGAGCCGACAGGAAGCGTGGATTGAGCAGCGGGCAAGCATGGGCTCGTGCTGAGTCGACTGGAAGCGTGGATTCAGTAGCGGGCAGGCATGGGCTCGTGCTGAGACAACAGGAAGTGTTGACTTAGCCGTGGTGCAGGCATGGGCTCGTGCTGAGTCGGCAGGAAGTGTTGACTCAGCGGTGGTGCAAGCATGGGCCTGTGCTGAAACAACAGAAACCGTGGACTGAGCGGCGGGGACAGGCATGCGAGTGCGCCGAATGAGCGTGGATTCGCAATCGACTGAGAAGCGTCGGCTTCTATGCGGTTGTTCGTGCTGATCGATGCCCGGCTGTGGTAAAATGAAGGATATGACGGTTAAGGTGGTCGTAAGATGGATCTGGAACGAACGAAACACCGATTGGAACAAACCTTGGGCGTGTCTATCCGCGTAGAGACATTGCCTGTTTGGGATTCGCCATCCATCAGCTGGGAAGTGAACGGAACGATCTATTACAAACTGCAAAATTCCTCTGAGCAAGCTTCCGACGGGATCCTGGCATGGGCGGTGGATGCCCGGGAGATTTCGCCGAAGGAAAGGCGGCTCATCGAATTGCTGCTTGAAGCGGTGCTGCAAGATGGGACAACCCCGGCGATTCGTCCGGTCTCGGTGAATGATGAGGAGGGACGGGCCCGGGCAATCGGGGAATGGATCGCCGGCAAGCTGGAGGAAGGCGATCTGGCCAGTATGCTGCCGGATCTGGCTTTCCTGCGTTCCTTGCAATATGATTCCTCCCTCTGCTTGCTGCTGGATGTGGAATTCCGCGAGTCCAATCGCTTTACGTATAAGGAATTAAAGAAATTAATCGGTACCTACTTCGAATCGGACACTGTGCTGATCCCCCTCACTGAAGGGGAATGGATCATCTTGGCTTCCGGTGCTGTGCTGGAGTCCGTTCATGAGGACGGGGACAACGAGGAATCCATAGAGGAGCTTATGGAGTCGATCGCGCTGTCCATGCATGAGATGATCAACGAGTGGATCGGGGACTGCCGCATCTCGGCAGCCGGATTGATCCACGCGCCGACGAATCTGCTGCAAGCGATCCAGAACATGCGCGGCTCGATCCGTCTGGGGAGATTATTCCATCCAGAGGAGTCGGTCTACCTGCCGTGGAAGCTGCATCTCGAACGGTTGCTGTATACGATGGAGGAGCGGGAGAAGAAGCGGTTCCTGGAACAATTGATGAAAAATACGGACTCTTCCACCCTGGATGCGGAGATGTTAATGACGCTGAAGACCTTCTTCCAGCACAACTGCAACATCAGCGAGACGTCCAAGGCGTTGTACATCCACCGCAATACCTTGCTCTATCGGCTGGATAAGTTTAAGCAGGCAACGGGGATGGATGTCAGGAACTTCCACGATGCCGTGCTGATCCATATGGCCCTGCTATTGTATAAAGTAACGAAATGGGATTAGTTTTTTTGTAAGGATTGTGCATAGTCATATGGAACGGAAGTAGGGTAAGATAAAGTTAGCCTTAAGTACATTTGATTGGGGGAGAACCTAATGGCAGGATTATCGCTTAGACACATCTATAAGCGCTATCCAGGTGCGAAAGAGCCGTCTGTTAAAGACTTTACGCTGGAGATTAAGGATAAGGAATTCATCGTTCTGGTTGGTCCATCCGGCTGCGGTAAGTCCACCACGCTTCGGATGATCGCAGGACTGGAAGAGATCACGGAAGGTGAACTGTATATCGGCGACCGCCTCGTGAACGACGTGGCTCCGAAGGACCGCGACATCGCGATGGTGTTCCAGTCCTACGCTCTGTATCCGCACATGAACGTATATCAGAACATGGCATTCGGTCTGAAACTCCGCAAATTTAAGAAAGACGAGATCGATCGCCGCGTAAGAGAAGCTGCGAAGATCCTTGATATCGAGCATTTGCTGGACCGCAAGCCGAAGGCACTCTCCGGCGGTCAACGTCAACGTGTTGCTCTCGGACGTGCAATCGTGCGTGATCCGCAGGTGTTCCTGATGGACGAACCGCTGTCCAACTTGGACGCGAAGCTGCGCGGACACATGCGTGCTGAGATCAGCAAGCTGGCTAAGCGCTTGGAGACAACGGTTATCTACGTTACTCACGACCAAGTAGAAGCGATGACGATGGGTGACCGGATCGTAGTTATGAATAACGGGGTCATCCAGCAAGTTGATACGCCTGAACAGCTGTACAACTATCCGGATAACCTGTTCGTTGCAGGGTTCCTGGGATCTCCGACGATGAACTTCATCAACGGTCGTCTGGAAGAGTCCAATGGTGTCGTCTCCTTCAAAGCTACGGGCATGGATATTCAGCTGCCCGAAGGCCGTGCGAATGTTGTACGCGAGAAGGGCTATGTGGGCAAGGAAGTCATCCTTGGCGTACGTCCGGAAGACATCCATATGGAACCGATCTTCCTCGAAGCTTCTCCGAACAGCATCGTGAACACTTATGTCGATGTTGTGGAGAACTTGGGTCACGAGATCATCCTTTACCTGAGCGGTGTGGGTGAAGGTTCGTTCATAGCTCGCGTAGATGCACGCAACAATGTCACCGACGGCACGAACCTCAAGCTTGCGATCGACATGAACAAGATTCATCTGTTCGATCCAACAACGGAAAAAGCGATTCGCGAATAATGACATCGATTACCATAAGGTCGGCGAAAGCCGGCCTTTTAGCTTTATAGCGTGCCCAGCTAAACACGCATTCTCTAGCCGGTGCAAGTCCGGTCGCGGGAGGAACCAAGTCCCCGCGCAGCTAGGATAGCTGCGTATAGAGAGATCTGTGCGTAGAAGCGTATCGACGAAAGTACCTGTCAGAGACAGGGCGAGCAACATACCAGGCGGTAACATAAAGAACGTCGGAAAGCCGTATGAGGGAGAACCTCACGTACGGTTTGATGAGGAGGGGCTGGGCTCCGCCCAGCCTCTCACTCTAGGTTATATATATATACATTATATATACATAATCAAGATCTCATTGCGCTGTACATACAGTTCTCTATAAGATAAGTATTAACGGCCTAGAAAGGTCAAAAAGGGATATTTTTCGACTTTAGGTTGATTTTATCCCCGGTATTGAATTACGATGAGAACGATGGAAATTCGGGACATAAGGAGTTATCGAGAGATGGCCAAAAAGTTACGCGTACAAAAGCTCGTTAACCGTATGAATCTTGATGTGTTAGCTGGAGAGAACGGTCTGCACCGCATCATCCAGGTGGCAGACTTGCATCGTCCGGGGATGGAGATCGCGGGATATTTTGACTATTATCCGAGAGAACGCGTGCAGATCATGGGCAAGACGGAATTGACCTTCATCCAGACGCTGCCCAGCGAAGTCAGGCAGGAACGCATTGCTCGGATGCTTGCGGATGAGACGCCGTGCTTTATCATCTCGCGGGGGATGGAAGCGCCGGACGAACTGCTGCGCATGGCAGAAGAAGCGGCGATCCCCGTGCTGAGAAGCCCTCTGACGACGACGATCTTAGCTAGCCGTTTGACGAATTTCCTGGAAAACGAATTAGCACCGACAACGACGATTCACGGTGTACTGGTCGATGTATACGGCGTGGGCGTACTGATCACCGGCAACAGCGGCATCGGGAAGAGCGAGACGGCTTTGGAACTGGTCAAGCGCGGACATCGGCTGGTCGCTGACGATGCAGTGGAGATCCGGCAGACAGCGGATTTTCAGCTCTATGGCTCGGCACCGGACTTGATCAAGCATCTCTTGGAGATCCGCGGCATCGGCATCATCAATGTGATGACCTTATTCGGTGCGGGCGCTGTACGCAATGTGAAGAAGATATCGATTGTCATGGCGCTGGAGAACTGGCAGCAAGATAAGCAGTATGACCGGATCGGACTGGACGAGGAGAAGACCCAGATCATCGATACTGAAGTCCCGCTGCTTACGATTCCTGTTCGTCCTGGTCGAAACATCGCGGTCATCATCGAAGTAGCCGCTATGAACTATCGACTGAAGGCCATGGGGTACAATGCTGCACAGCAGTTTACTAATAAATTAACCGCTGCGATCAGTGACGAATTGGAGGATTCCGAATAGGAGGTTGTAGGCAGATGTTAGATCCGGTAGCATTTCATATAGGTCCCATACCGGTTCATTGGTATGGGATCATCTTGGGATTAGGAGCTGTGGTGGGCCTAATCATGGCGATCTGGGAAGGGAAGAGGTTTCTTATTCCTTCGGAATTTTTTATGGATCTGCTCTTGATCGGCGCTCCCTCTGCAATCCTCGGTGCACGAATCTACTATGTCGCTTTCAGATGGGAGGATTACCAGGATAACCTCTGGGATGTGTTCAAGATCTGGGAGGGCGGCATCGCCATTCATGGTGCGCTCATCGGGGCAGTGATCGCCGGTGTGATCTATACGAGATATAAAGGATATGATTTCTGGCGAATTGCGGATATCTGTGCCCCGTCACTGATCACAGGTCAGATGATCGGCCGCTGGGGCAACTTCGTTAACCAGGAAGCATACGGCGGTCCGGTATCGGAGGAGTTTCTGCGGAAGACGCTGCATTTACCGGATTTTATCGTGAATCAGATGAATGTCCAAGGAACCTATCACCATCCCACCTTCCTATATGAATCGGTATGGAACTTAGGCGTGCTCATCCTGCTTCTCGTGCTGCGCCGCCGCTCCTTCATGCGGGCTGGGGAGCTGTTCGCAACGTATCTGATCAGCTATTCGGTGGGACGTTTCTTCATCGAAGGTCTCCGAACCGACAGCCTGGCTTTCCATGGTCCGGCGTGGCTGGATTCGCTGTTGGATGTTCTGTGGTCGCCGATGCTGCTCGTATTCGAGCCCGGGTTTCTCGATCCAGCTTACGGCAATATACGCACGGCCCAATTCATAGGCGTACTGATCATCCTCGCTTGTGTCCTCTTCATCGCAGCCAGGAGACTGCTTGGCTATGCGAACATGAAGTATTCGGACCCGATCAAACCGCAGCTTAGATATCACAGAAGATAAAGGAGAGAGCTATGGCGCTTTATGATACGGTGTTGTTCGACTTAGACGGAACGATCATCGATACGAATGAGTTGATCATCGCATCGATTCAGCATGTATGGCAGCAAAAGTACGGCACCCTTCTGAATCGGGAGAAGATCATCCCCCAGATGGGGCTGCCGCTGGAACAGCAGTTCCAAACCTTCACCGGCCTTGATGAGGTTCAGGATCTGATCGCCGAATATCGGAAGTTCAATTATGCGGCTCATGACGACTTCGTGAGACCATTCCCCTACGTGAAGGAAGTGCTGACGACCCTGCGCGAGAACGGCATTCGAACGGGAGCGGTCACGACGAAGATGCGTGCGTCATCGCTTCGAAGTCTGGCTTTCTGCGGATTGGACGAGCTGTTGGAGGTTTTGGTGGCGGTGGACGATGTGGAGCATCCGAAGCCCCATCCTGAGCCGGTGCTGAAGGCAGTAGAGCAGCTTGCTGCAGATCCGTCCAGAACCTTGATGGTCGGCGACAGTCCCTTCGATCTGGTTGCAGCAAGGGAAGCGGGGGCGGCATCCGCAGCTGTCGCCTGGTCATTGAAGGGCGAAGATGTCCTGCGCGAATATGAACCGACCCATGTCATCTACAACATGCGGGAACTGCTTCCGCTGGTCGGGCTCGAGGATCTTGCAGGATAGACGGAAGGCAGGGAATGATCATGCGTAACGTCGAGAGATATCCCGTGGAAGGACCCAATTCCCTGTGGCAGATCTATCGAACGGTCAGCCCTTGGAAGGGAATTCGCAATTTTATCTTCATCCAGATTGCCCGTTACAGCCCTTCCTTGAAGTTGAAGAACTGGATCTATCGCCGCATCCTGGGGATGAAGGTGGGGAAGAATACAGCCTTCGGCTTAATGGCGATGGTGGATGTCTTCTTCCCGGAACGGATCACCGTGGGCGATAATACGATCATCGGTTACAATACAACGATTCTGGCCCATGAATACCTGACGAACGAGTATCGCTTAGGCGATGTGAAGATCGGTTCCCATGTGATGATCGGTGCGAATACGACGATCCTGCCGGGCGTGACGATCGGTGATTATGCCGTGGTCGGGGCGGGGTCCGTTGTACACAAGGATGTGGCGCCGCACAGTTTCGTTGCGGGCAATCCGCTGCGCGTGATCCGCGAGCAGGCGAAGACGAAAGATGAGGACGGGGCTTGGTCGTAGAGCCTCAGTCCTCATTCGATTGTGCATGAATGAACAATAGGCTGGCTAAGAAACGGTTTGGTCGTACATAGAGGGGTTGGAGGAGCGGGCGTAATGTCGGGTGAAATTTTATTTTTTTGGTTATTCACTTTACTTTGATGATATGTTACCATATTAGCAGACTAAAGCATTTGTTGATTTCGCTTTGTTTTGCATGTTATTTTGCATGTTATGAAGATGATTGATCATGATGATGAGTAATTGGTTGAATATGAACCTAGGAGAAGGTTAACAACTTCTTAGAATGGATATAGAGGTGAACTCCGTGCCTAAACCGAAAGTGTTCGAGAAGCCGTCCGGCGTCAAGGACTACCTGCCGAAGACAGTGGCCCGGCTGCGCCGCATCGAAATCCAGGTACTGGCTTGCATGGAACAGTGGGGATACCGGCAGATTATGACGCCGACGCTGGAATATTACGATACCGTTGGAGTGACAAGTTCGACTTCGGATAAGCGGCTGTTCAAGCTGCTCGATCATCGGGGCACCACGCTGGTGCTGCGTTCGGATATGACGGCGCCGATCGCCCGCGTGGTCTCCTCCCTGCTGAAAGATGAACCGCTGCCGATCCGCTTGGCTTACCATGCCAATGTGTTTCGTGCTTTTGAAGAAGAAGCGGGCCGGGATGCGGAATTCTTCCAGACGGGTGTAGAGCTGGTAGGGGATGCTTCGGCCGATGCAGATGCGGAGGTCATCGCTTTGGCGACGGCTGCGCTGCAGGCTGCCGGTATCAGCGAGTTTAAATTAGCTCTTGGGCATCAAGGATTGCTTAACGGCTTGTTGCGGGAATCCCTGGAAGGTCAGGAGGAGGCCCAAGATCAGCTGAAACAATGTTTGCTCGCCCGCGACTATGTCGGTTATCGATATTTCATCCGCAATATGGGCGTGCCTCCTGAGATTCAGAATAAGCTGGAAGCGATCTTGGAACTGCGCGGCGGCAAGGAAGTTTGCGAGAAAGTGGCGTCCTATACGCAAGATGAAGAGACGCGTGCAGCTGTGCATAATCTCTGCGAGATCTGGGAGGCCTTGGAAGCATACGGGGTAAGCGATCGGATGTTAATCGATCTGACGATGATCGGTCATTTCTCCTATTATACTGGGATGGTCTTTGAAGCTTATTCGGCGCAGTCCGGCTTCCCCGTGGCCAGCGGCGGCAGATACGATAATCTGCTGCAGCGGTTTGAGCGTCCGGCACCGGCGACGGGATTTGCCCTGAAGACGACGCGCATCCTGGAGATCCTCGGGCCGAGCGTCAAAGAGGATGAGAAGCGGGTGCTGCTCGTCTATGATGCGGCTCATCGCCGCGAGGCTTATGCTCGGGCATCCGAGCTGCGCAGCCGGCAGGGGTATGTGGTGGAGACGTATCGCGCAGATGCCCGGGAGACACCGGAGATCGAACATACGGCTGACGGCAAGGCAAGCTGGAGCGGACGGGTTTATGATGAGATCGTCTTGATGACGGA
This sequence is a window from Insulibacter thermoxylanivorax. Protein-coding genes within it:
- a CDS encoding ATP phosphoribosyltransferase regulatory subunit; the protein is MPKPKVFEKPSGVKDYLPKTVARLRRIEIQVLACMEQWGYRQIMTPTLEYYDTVGVTSSTSDKRLFKLLDHRGTTLVLRSDMTAPIARVVSSLLKDEPLPIRLAYHANVFRAFEEEAGRDAEFFQTGVELVGDASADADAEVIALATAALQAAGISEFKLALGHQGLLNGLLRESLEGQEEAQDQLKQCLLARDYVGYRYFIRNMGVPPEIQNKLEAILELRGGKEVCEKVASYTQDEETRAAVHNLCEIWEALEAYGVSDRMLIDLTMIGHFSYYTGMVFEAYSAQSGFPVASGGRYDNLLQRFERPAPATGFALKTTRILEILGPSVKEDEKRVLLVYDAAHRREAYARASELRSRQGYVVETYRADARETPEIEHTADGKASWSGRVYDEIVLMTDAARGGMGR